In Haliaeetus albicilla chromosome 30, bHalAlb1.1, whole genome shotgun sequence, a single genomic region encodes these proteins:
- the LOC138682981 gene encoding olfactory receptor 14C36-like, which produces MSNSSSITNFLLLAFADRRELQLLHFWLFLAIYLAALLGNGLIITAIACDHRLHTPMYFFLLNLSLLDLGTISTTVPKAMANSLWDTRAISYAGCAAQVFLFVFLISAEYFLLTVMAYDRYIAICKPLHYGTVLGSRACVHMAAAAWGTVFLYAVLHTANTFSLPLCRGNAVDQFFCEIPQILKLACSDAYLREVGVLVFAVCLAVGCFVFIVLSYVQIFRAVLRIPSEQGRHKAFSTSVPHLVVVSLFVSTATFAYLKPPSISSPSLDLLVAVLYSVVPPALNPLIYGMRNHEIKDALRKLITGYC; this is translated from the coding sequence atgtccaacagcagctccatcaccaacttcctcctcctggcatttgcagacaggCGGGaactgcagctcttgcacttctggctcttcctggccatctacctggctgccctcctgggcaaTGGCCTCATCATCACTGCCATAGCCTGTGACCACCGCCTCCACacacccatgtacttcttcctcctcaacctctccctccttgacCTGGGcaccatctccaccactgtccccaaagccatggccaactccctgtgggacaccagggccatctcctatgcaggatgtgctgcacaggtctttctgtttgtctttttgatctcagcagagtattttcttctcactgtcatggcctatgaccgctacattgccatctgcaaacccctgcactacgggaccGTCCTGGGCAGtagagcttgtgtccacatggcagcagctgcctggggcactGTTTTCCtctatgctgtgctgcacactgccaatacattttcactacccCTCTGCCgaggcaatgctgtggaccagttcttctgcgaaatcccccagatcctcaagctcgcctgctcagatgcctacctcagggaagttggggTACTTGTATTTGCTGTCTGTTTAGCTGttggatgttttgttttcattgtgctgtcctatgtgcagatcttcagggctgtgctgaggatcccctctgagcagggaaggcacaaagccttttccaccaGCGTCCCTCACCTCGTCGTGGTCTCCTTGTTTGTAAGCACTGCCAcgtttgcctacctgaagcccccctccatctcttccccatccctggacctgctggtggcagttctgtactcggtggtgcctccagccttgaaccccctcatctacgGCATGAGAAACCATGAGATCAAGGATGCCCTGAGAAAACTAATCACTGGATACTGTTGA